In Kwoniella dejecticola CBS 10117 chromosome 6, complete sequence, a genomic segment contains:
- a CDS encoding aconitate hydratase, mitochondrial, which produces MVSSRFLVKGAQSLSSRSSMLSRSMATVQSSIGDKQVPMSNLEKGKFVNYARIESNLQVVRQRLNRPLTLAEKIVYGHLDNPHEQDIERGVSYLKLRPDRVACQDATAQMAILQFMSAGLPQTAVPTSVHCDHLIQAQVGGPKDLARAIDINREVYDFLATACAKYGIGFWKPGSGIIHQIILENYALPGLMMIGTDSHTPNAGGLGMVACGVGGADAVDVMAGIPWELKAPKVIGVYLDGKMSGWTTPKDIILKVAGILTVKGGTGAIIEYHGPGVESLSCTGMATICNMGAEIGATTSLFPYNKRMSAYLEATGRSQQAAYAQEFNHNLQPDEGSEYDRRIEINLSELEPHINGPFTPDLATPISKFAEEVKKNNWPEELKVGLIGSCTNSSYEDMSRSAHIAKEAADHGLKTKSIFTITPGSEQVRATIARDGFVDTFEDVGGVVLANACGPCIGQWDRQDVKKGEVNSIISSYNRNFTGRNDANPATHAFVASPDLVTAMTFAGSLTFNPLTDSLKGSDGKEFKFSDPAGFELPAKGYDAGENTFQAPPEDGTTVNVAVSPSSDRLQLLKPFKAWDGKDIIDAPVLIKAKGKCTTDHISAGGPWLKYRGHLENISQNCLIGAINADSGEANSVLNQETGEFGPVPTVGAYYRDRDIPWVVVGDENYGEGSSREHAALEPRFLGGRAVICRSFARIHETNLKKQGMLPLWFKNSADYDKISGTDKLSIVGLNEFKPGQDIKVEITHKDGSKDSFLTTSSINEGQWEWFKAGSALNKMAAAAKARGA; this is translated from the exons ATGGTATCCTCAAGATTCCTCGTCAAGGGGGCTCAGTCCCtctcatcgagatcatcgatgttATCGAGATCCATGGCGACTGTCCAATCCTCCATAGGCGACAAACAAGTGCCCATGTCGAACCTTGAAAAGGGAAAATTCGTCAACTACGCTAGAATCGAGAGTAATTTACAAGTTGTCAGGCAAAG ACTCAACCGACCTCTGACCCTTGCTGAGAAGATCGTGTACGGTCACTTGGATAACCCTCACGAGCAAGATATCGAACGAGGTGTATCGTACCTCAAGCTCCGACCAGAC CGAGTTGCATGCCAAGATGCTACTgctcaa ATGGCTATCCTCCAATTCATGTCTGCCGGTCTCCCCCAAACCGCCGTCCCCACTTCCGTTCACTgtgatcacttgatccaaGCTCAAGTTGGAGGACCCAAAGATTTGGCTCGAGCTATCGACATCAACCGAGAAGTCTACGACTTCTTGGCTACCGCCTGTGCCAAGTACGGTATCGGTTTCTGGAAGCCCGGATCTGGTATCAT CCACCAAATTATCCTCGAAAACTACGCTCTCCCTGGTCTCATGATGATCGGTACCGATTCTCACACCCCTAACGCTGGTGGTCTTGGTATGGTCGCCTGTGGTGTTGGAGGTGCCGATGCCGTAGATGTGATGGCTGGCATCCCTTGGGAACTTAAGGCTCCCAAAGTTATCGGTGTTTACCTCGACGGAAAGATGAGCGGATGGACCACTCCTAAAGATATCATCCTCAAGGTCGCTGGTATCCTTACCGTAAAGGGTGGTACCGGTGCCATCATCGAGTATCACGGTCCTGGTGTTGAATCCCTCTCATGTACCGGTATGGCCACCATCTGTAACATGGGTGCCGAAATCGGTGCTACcacttccctcttcccttACAACAAGCGAATGTCCGCTTACCTCGAAGCCACCGGTCGATCTCAACAAGCCGCCTACGCCCAAGAGTTCAACCATAACTTGCAACCAGATGAAGGATCTGAATACGACCGAagaatcgaaatcaacctttctgagcttgagccCCACATCAACGGTCCCTTCACCCCGGATCTTGCTACCCCCATCTCCAAGTTCGCcgaggaagtcaagaagaacaacTGGCCAGAGGAACTCAAGGTCGGACTTATCGGTTCATGTACCAACTCTTCTTACGAAGACATGTCTCGATCTGCTCACATCGCCAAGGAAGCCGCCGACCACGGTCTCAAGaccaaatccatcttcaccatcaccccTGGTTCCGAGCAAGTCAGAGCTACCATCGCTCGAGACGGTTTCGTCGATACTTTCGAGGATGTCGGTGGTGTTGTTCTTGCCAACGCTTGTGGACCTTGTATCGGTCAATGGGATCGacaagatgtcaagaagggCGAAGTCAACtctatcatctcttcttaCAACCGAAACTTCACCGGTAGAAACGATGCCAACCCTGCTACCCACGCTTTCGTCGCTTCCCCTGATCTCGTAACTGCCATGACCTTCGCTGGTTCCCTCACTTTCAACCCTCTTACCGACTCGCTCAAGGGTTCCGACGGTAAGGAATTCAAATTCTCCGACCCAGCTGGTTTCGAGCTTCCCGCCAAGGGATACGATGCCGGTGAAAACACCTTCCAAGCTCCCCCCGAGGATGGTACCACCGTCAACGTCGCtgtctctccctcttccgaCCGATTACAACTCCTCAAGCCATTCAAGGCATGGGACGGAAAGGACATCATCGACGCTCCTGTCCTCATCAAGGCCAAAGGAAAGTGCACCACCGATCACATCTCCGCCGGTGGACCATGGTTGAAATACCGAGGTCACTTGGAGAACATCTCTCAAAACTGTTTGATCGGTGCCATCAACGCCGACTCTGGAGAAGCCAACTCTGTCTTGAACCAAGAAACCGGTGAATTTGGCCCTGTTCCAACCGTTGGTGCTTActaccgagaccgagataTCCCTTGGGTTGTTGTTGGAGATGAGAACTACGGAGAAGGTTCATCTAGAGAACACGCCGCTTTGGAACCCCGATTCTTGGGTGGACGAGCTGTCATCTGCCGATCATTCGCCCGTATCCACGAGACCaacttgaagaagcaaggtATGCTCCCGTTATGGTTCAAGAACTCTGCCGATTACGACAAGATCTCTGGTACCGATAAATTGTCGATTGTCGGTCTTAACGAATTCAAGCCTGGACAAGATATCAAGGTTGAGATCACCCACAAAGACGGTTCTAAAGATTCGTTCTTGACTACCTCGTCTATCAACGAAGGTCAATGGGAATGGTTCAAGGCTGGTTCCGCCTTGAACAAgatggctgctgctgctaaAGCCCGAGGAGCATAA